CCAAAAAATGCGGAAAAACCTAAAGATAAAAGGTATAAAAATGATTCTATGTTAGGAAATTCTTAATAATTTCTCATGCTAAAAATTATAAATAGAAAATGCTGATTTGATATAATAAAATACCTTAGATATATCTGAAAGGAGGAACCCGCCATGAGTGATAAAATTCTTGTTGTAGACGATGAACACGATATAGCGGATTTGATAGAAGTATATTTGCAAAATGAAAATTATACAGTATTTAAGTTTTATTCTGCAAGTGAAGCACTTGCCTGCATAGAAACCACAGATCTTGACCTTGCTATTCTGGATATTATGATGCCCGAAGTAAACGGGTTTGCCCTTTGCCGTAAAATTCGAGAGAAATATACTTTTCCAGTCATTATGCTGACCGCCAAAGATGAAGAAACCGACAAAATTACGGGCTTAACCTTAGGGGCTGACGATTATGTCACAAAGCCGTTTCGGCCACTTGAATTGATTGCCAGAGTAAAAGCGCAGTTGCGCCGGTATCAAAAATACAATTCTAAGAAAGAGGAAACAGAAACAGTTCTGACCTACGCAGGGTTAGAAATTAACACCGAAACATATGAATGCATGATAAATGAAAAGCCTATCTCATTAACACCAACGGAATTTTCTATACTTCGTATTCTGTTGGAGAACAAAGGAGTTGTTGTAAGCTCCGAGAAGCTGTTCCATGAAATATGGCAGGACGAATATTATAATAAAAGTAACAACACTATTACCGTTCATATCCGGCATTTGCGTGAAAAAATAGGCGATACCGCAGATGAAGCCAAATATATAAAAACAATATGGGGTGTGGGATATAAAATTTAATACTGCTAGCCATCTGGAAAGGAAAACTATGCTATGGAGAAAAATAGAAAGCACTTAAAAATCATTATTCCAATGTTATTCATAATTTATTTGGTCATATTGGTATGGGTTATACTCTTTAAATTGCAATTTTCTTTAGGAGATATTGACCATACAAGAAGTATCAACTTAATACCATTTCATTATTCTACTGCTGTCGGAGAACAATTTCATATGAAAGAGGTTGGGGATAATATCCTGATTTTCATTCCATTTGGAATCCTGTTGTCCATGCTGGTTTCCAGAATGAAGCTGCGAAATAAATTTCTTCTTATTTTTTGTACAAGCCTTGTCTTGGAAACCATGCAGTTTGTTCTTTCAATCGGTGGTACGGATATTACAGATTTAATCACCAATAGTTTAGGCGGTGTCATTGGTATGTCCTTATATGCTCTGTTGCTAAAAGTGGTAAAAGATAAGCATAAAATAGATACTGTAATTTCAGTTGTTGCAGGAATCGTTACTGTGTTATTCTTGGGGCTGATGGCTGTATTGCTGCTATTCAATTAAAAATACTGCAAAGATAGAGGTGATAACTTTGAAGAAAAACGATATAGAAAAGAAATTGAGGATTAAGCTCTACATTACCTTAATTCTCTATACCTTGATTGGATATATCTTGGCAATCATATTTGACTATGGATTTAGTCAGTTTTCAATTACTTTTTTTCCGTGGCTTTATCTTAGAATCGAGGTCATCTATTTTTTGTATTTAGTCGTGGGCTTTTGCTGTATCTTTCATCATTACTGGAAAAAGCCTTGGGGATATTTGCAGGAGGTTATTAATGCTACCAAAACCGTATATCAGCCAAACGACAGCACTATTGAATTATCGGAACCGCTCAAAGATATGGAAAAACAGATGAACCAAATTAAGATGGCTGTCCTGATTAGCCAGCAAGCCGTAAAAGAAGCAGAAAACAAAAAGAACGAACTGGTCATGTATCTTGCACACGATATTCGTACGCCCCTTACCTCTGTAATTGGCTATTTAAGCTTACTTGATGAAGCTCCTGATATGCCCGTAGAACAGAAAGCAAAATATATTAGCATTGCTTTGAAAAAGTCTATGCGGCTAGAAAAACTGATTAACGAATTTTTTGAAATCACAAGATACAATACGCAACAAATTAAACTGACAAAATCAAATGTTGACTTATACTATATGCTTGTGCAGCTCATTGATGAATTTTATCCTGTCTTATCTGCTAAGGGAAATTCCGCCATACTTCACGCAGATGAAAATCTGACAGTCTATGCCGATTCTGAAAAACTAGCTAGAGTGTTTAATAACATTCTCAAAAATGCTGCTGCATATAGTTACCCCAATACCGAAATTATGATTTCTGCAAAAGCAGATAAAGATACAATTACTGTTACATTTGAAAACCACGGTCAAACTATCCCGTCCGATCAGCTATCCTCTATTTTTGATAAATTTAACCGTTTGGACGACGCTCGCAAATCAGATACTGGCGGAGCAGGACTTGGGTTGTCCATCGCAGATGAAATTATTCGTCTACACGGTGGCGAAATTTCCGCTCAAAGTGAAAATGATACGATTACATTTATTGTATCCCTGCCAGCTTTGTCTTAGGAAAACATCAATCGGATATTAGGATTTTCTTAGGAATTTATCCGGTTCATATTAAAGTTTGAAACGTCCTTGTTCAGTACAATAAAACTGAACAAGGACGTTTGTCGTTGTAATTTTAAAAAAAGGAGAAGTGACATGGAACTGACAATTACAAACCTTAAGAAACAGTTTAAGGATAAAACCGCAGTTGATGATGTTTCCTTAAGCCTTACCCCAGGCGTATGGGGATTGCTTGGAGCAAACGGAGCCGGTAAGACAACGCTTATGCGTATGATTGCGGACATTCTAAATCCAACTAGTGGAAAAATTCTTTATGACGGTAAGGACATTCATACGATGGGAGAAGCATACAGAAATCTATTTGGTTTTTTACCACAGGACTTTGGTTTTTTTCAGGATTTTACAGTGAAAGATTATTTGGAGTATGTGGCTGCACTGAAAGATGTTCCGGCAAGGGAAACCAAAAAAAAGATTGATAGCTTGCTTGATACCCTCACCCTTTCCAATGTGAAAAGCAAAAAAATCGTCAAGCTGTCCGGGGGAATGAAACGGAGGGTAGGGATTGCACAGGCAATGCTGAATGACCCTAAAATCCTGATTATGGATGAACCTACTGCTGGTCTTGACCCGGGGGAGCGGGTGCGCTTTCGGAATTTCATTTCGGAATTTTCACATGGCCGGATTGTACTCATTTCAACACATATCGTATCAGACATTGAGTATATCTCTACCCAAAATGCCATTATGAAAGCCGGGAAAATTCTTGATGTAGGAACAACCGATGAATTGGTAAAACAAGTTGTGGGAAAAGTTTGGACTTGCATGGTTCCTGCCGACAAAATGCCCATGTATGAAATGCAGCTGCGGATTATCAATCAACGCAGTGAGGGGGATAATCAGGTATCTATCCGCTATCTGGCAGAGGAAGCGAAAACAAGTGATTCTGTAATGGCCCCTCCTCGCTTGGAGGATTTATATTTATGGTTGTTCCCGCAAGAGGAAACCAGTGAGGAGGGAAAATAATCTATGCGTATTTATTTGCTTGAAGTAAAGCGTGTGCTTAAATCACGTCGTTCCATCATTTTATTGCTTATCGCACTCTTAATGTCCGCAGTAATGGCTTGGCTGCCCGTTATGTACGAGGACATCAATCAATATGACCAAAATGGTAACAAAGTAGCGGAATTAAATGGACTGGACGCGATTGCTTATAAAAAGTCGCTACGCTCTGCGAATGACGGAGAAGTTACCCCCGAAAAGCTCAAAGAAGCTTTAACCATCTATCAAAGTGCTGTTCAGCCATATGGAGAAGACAGTATTTACAGCGGAGAGTTTCCGACAGAGATTTATATAAAAAAAGTATTTCCGGTAGAAGCGCTTTTGGGTAGACTGCCCGAAACATTTTCTGACCC
The nucleotide sequence above comes from Anaerocolumna cellulosilytica. Encoded proteins:
- a CDS encoding VanZ family protein, coding for MEKNRKHLKIIIPMLFIIYLVILVWVILFKLQFSLGDIDHTRSINLIPFHYSTAVGEQFHMKEVGDNILIFIPFGILLSMLVSRMKLRNKFLLIFCTSLVLETMQFVLSIGGTDITDLITNSLGGVIGMSLYALLLKVVKDKHKIDTVISVVAGIVTVLFLGLMAVLLLFN
- a CDS encoding ABC transporter ATP-binding protein; this encodes MELTITNLKKQFKDKTAVDDVSLSLTPGVWGLLGANGAGKTTLMRMIADILNPTSGKILYDGKDIHTMGEAYRNLFGFLPQDFGFFQDFTVKDYLEYVAALKDVPARETKKKIDSLLDTLTLSNVKSKKIVKLSGGMKRRVGIAQAMLNDPKILIMDEPTAGLDPGERVRFRNFISEFSHGRIVLISTHIVSDIEYISTQNAIMKAGKILDVGTTDELVKQVVGKVWTCMVPADKMPMYEMQLRIINQRSEGDNQVSIRYLAEEAKTSDSVMAPPRLEDLYLWLFPQEETSEEGK
- the vanR gene encoding VanR-ABDEGLN family response regulator transcription factor, giving the protein MSDKILVVDDEHDIADLIEVYLQNENYTVFKFYSASEALACIETTDLDLAILDIMMPEVNGFALCRKIREKYTFPVIMLTAKDEETDKITGLTLGADDYVTKPFRPLELIARVKAQLRRYQKYNSKKEETETVLTYAGLEINTETYECMINEKPISLTPTEFSILRILLENKGVVVSSEKLFHEIWQDEYYNKSNNTITVHIRHLREKIGDTADEAKYIKTIWGVGYKI
- a CDS encoding sensor histidine kinase; protein product: MEVITLKKNDIEKKLRIKLYITLILYTLIGYILAIIFDYGFSQFSITFFPWLYLRIEVIYFLYLVVGFCCIFHHYWKKPWGYLQEVINATKTVYQPNDSTIELSEPLKDMEKQMNQIKMAVLISQQAVKEAENKKNELVMYLAHDIRTPLTSVIGYLSLLDEAPDMPVEQKAKYISIALKKSMRLEKLINEFFEITRYNTQQIKLTKSNVDLYYMLVQLIDEFYPVLSAKGNSAILHADENLTVYADSEKLARVFNNILKNAAAYSYPNTEIMISAKADKDTITVTFENHGQTIPSDQLSSIFDKFNRLDDARKSDTGGAGLGLSIADEIIRLHGGEISAQSENDTITFIVSLPALS